Proteins encoded by one window of Corallococcus exiguus:
- a CDS encoding RCC1 domain-containing protein gives MSLGAGSAHMLALGADGSVWAWGRNSLGQLGDDTTTNRSIPVQVLGLSDVVALDGGGNFSVALRSDGSVWAWGDNWIGQLGDGTTVSRSSPVQVLGLTDVVAVAAADYHALALRSDGTVWGWGYNYSGQLGDDSISFRPTPARIEGLTEVMALSADGLHSLALRLDGTVQAWGDIHGEYLSGGPSVIQYFPTPVPGLTNVVTLVAGGHHALVLRSDGTVWGWGLNNNGQLGDGTRFERPAPVRSTGLLGTALLAAGKYHSLALRTSGSVSGWGSNYMGAVGDGTARIIARPVRVP, from the coding sequence ATGTCACTGGGGGCAGGCTCCGCTCACATGTTGGCGCTGGGCGCTGACGGTTCGGTCTGGGCCTGGGGCCGCAACAGCTTGGGGCAATTGGGGGATGACACCACGACGAACCGCTCCATCCCCGTTCAGGTGCTGGGGCTCTCGGACGTGGTGGCCCTGGATGGAGGCGGAAACTTCTCGGTGGCGCTGCGGTCCGATGGCTCGGTCTGGGCCTGGGGCGATAACTGGATCGGACAGCTGGGGGACGGCACCACGGTCTCCCGTTCCTCACCCGTCCAGGTCCTGGGTTTGACGGACGTCGTGGCCGTGGCGGCGGCGGACTATCACGCGCTGGCGCTCCGGTCGGATGGAACCGTCTGGGGTTGGGGATACAATTACTCAGGCCAACTGGGGGATGACAGCATTTCCTTCCGCCCCACCCCCGCGCGGATTGAAGGCCTGACGGAGGTGATGGCGCTGAGCGCCGACGGTCTTCATTCCCTGGCGCTGCGTCTGGATGGCACGGTCCAGGCGTGGGGGGACATCCATGGCGAGTATCTGTCGGGAGGCCCCTCGGTCATCCAGTACTTTCCCACCCCGGTGCCTGGCCTGACGAACGTGGTGACGCTGGTGGCGGGAGGGCACCATGCCCTGGTGCTTCGCTCGGACGGAACCGTCTGGGGCTGGGGTCTCAACAACAACGGGCAGCTGGGCGATGGCACCCGGTTCGAGCGCCCTGCTCCCGTCCGGTCGACCGGGCTCCTGGGCACGGCCCTGCTTGCCGCGGGGAAGTATCATTCCCTGGCGCTGCGCACGAGCGGGAGCGTGAGTGGCTGGGGTTCGAACTACATGGGTGCGGTGGGGGACGGGACGGCGCGAATCATTGCCCGTCCCGTCCGGGTGCCTTGA
- a CDS encoding cupin domain-containing protein: protein MSTILRTPPLAGGRPPRWDSRRRAPPASASLPPVEKVNLAHASTDLPAPGIARSVGMLHGQPVHLVRLTGTGPWCRHATGDALFFVTRGTLRVELRERTVDLEEGELLIIPRGIEHRPVADAEALVLMSAPSLEGEAAGQSSAP, encoded by the coding sequence ATGAGCACGATTCTCCGGACCCCACCCCTCGCCGGTGGCCGTCCCCCTCGCTGGGATTCTCGCCGCCGTGCCCCGCCTGCCTCCGCGTCCCTTCCCCCCGTGGAGAAGGTGAACCTGGCCCACGCCTCCACCGACCTGCCGGCGCCTGGCATTGCCCGGTCCGTGGGCATGCTCCACGGCCAGCCCGTGCACCTGGTGCGGCTGACGGGCACCGGCCCCTGGTGCCGGCACGCCACCGGCGATGCCCTGTTCTTCGTCACCCGGGGGACCCTGCGGGTGGAGTTGCGCGAGCGCACCGTGGACCTGGAGGAAGGCGAGTTGCTCATCATCCCCCGCGGCATCGAGCACCGTCCGGTCGCTGACGCGGAGGCGCTGGTGCTGATGTCGGCTCCATCGCTCGAAGGGGAAGCGGCCGGGCAGTCTTCCGCCCCCTGA
- a CDS encoding ATP-binding protein has translation MIPDLAHLAARGESVTLELKRSTGELREAMHTLCAFANGQGGQVLLGVKPGGELIGQQVSEQTLHDIATARERFEPPLDLHIQSVEVASGRSVLVLTVGGISDSVPYTFDGRAYERVGNTTRKMAQERYELLLLERAHSRRRWENQEADEVPLQELDRQEVMRIVEAARSAGRLVGPVGRGLPELLDRLGVRHKGRLLRAAVVLFGKTFLPHHPQCELRMARFRGTDKTEFLDQRNVRGPAFRLLEEADLFCQRHFPLAGRIESGRLQRVDRPLIPPDAMRELLVNAFIHRDYSIAGGAVSLAIFDDRVEIWSAGRYPIGITPESLTRPHLSVQRNPIIAEVFYRAGLIEKWGRGTNRVAEMCRAAGLSAPEFAEVTGAVVVTLRVNVGQTLAADWGVLAPDRGGVPDGLGGAPDGLGGAPDDGLGGAPDGLGGAPDGLGGAPDGLGGAPDELREVAVRKEIDAKAREIIEKLGPRPRKAALREAIMALTSLRPWLPAELAYELHYNPDKLTERHLKAMVEEGLLERTHPDNPKHPAQAYRTTRRG, from the coding sequence ATGATTCCAGACCTCGCCCACCTCGCCGCCAGGGGAGAATCCGTCACACTCGAACTGAAGCGCTCGACCGGTGAATTGCGTGAGGCGATGCACACGCTTTGCGCCTTCGCGAATGGACAGGGAGGCCAGGTGCTGCTGGGCGTGAAGCCTGGCGGAGAGCTCATCGGCCAGCAGGTGAGCGAACAGACCCTGCATGACATCGCGACCGCTCGGGAGCGCTTCGAGCCCCCGCTCGACCTCCACATCCAGAGCGTGGAGGTCGCTTCAGGGCGGAGCGTCCTCGTGCTCACCGTGGGCGGCATCAGCGATTCCGTGCCGTACACCTTCGACGGCCGCGCCTATGAGCGGGTGGGCAACACGACCCGCAAGATGGCGCAGGAACGCTATGAACTGCTGTTGCTGGAACGTGCGCACAGCCGACGTCGCTGGGAGAACCAGGAGGCCGACGAGGTTCCGCTCCAGGAGCTCGACCGCCAGGAGGTGATGCGCATTGTCGAAGCGGCTCGCTCCGCCGGGCGGCTCGTGGGACCGGTGGGACGGGGTCTGCCCGAGCTGCTCGACCGCCTTGGCGTACGCCACAAGGGCAGGCTCCTGCGCGCGGCGGTCGTGCTCTTTGGCAAGACGTTCCTTCCCCATCATCCCCAGTGCGAGCTGCGGATGGCCCGGTTTCGCGGCACCGACAAGACCGAGTTCCTCGACCAACGCAACGTGCGCGGACCGGCCTTCCGGCTGCTCGAGGAAGCCGATCTGTTCTGCCAGCGGCATTTCCCGTTGGCTGGCCGCATCGAATCGGGCCGCCTGCAGCGTGTCGACCGTCCGCTCATCCCTCCAGATGCGATGCGCGAACTCCTGGTCAACGCCTTCATCCACCGGGACTACAGCATCGCGGGTGGCGCGGTATCGCTCGCCATCTTCGACGACCGCGTGGAGATATGGAGCGCGGGGCGATACCCGATAGGCATCACGCCTGAATCGCTCACACGTCCGCATCTGTCGGTGCAGCGCAATCCCATCATCGCGGAGGTCTTCTACCGTGCCGGACTCATCGAGAAATGGGGCCGGGGCACGAACCGCGTCGCCGAGATGTGCCGTGCCGCCGGGCTCTCCGCCCCGGAGTTCGCCGAGGTCACGGGCGCCGTGGTCGTCACGCTGCGGGTGAATGTGGGACAGACCCTGGCCGCGGATTGGGGGGTGCTCGCGCCCGATCGAGGGGGGGTTCCGGACGGATTGGGGGGTGCTCCGGACGGATTGGGGGGTGCTCCGGACGACGGATTGGGGGGTGCTCCGGACGGATTGGGGGGTGCTCCGGACGGATTGGGGGGTGCTCCGGACGGATTGGGGGGTGCTCCGGACGAATTGAGGGAGGTCGCTGTCCGAAAGGAAATCGACGCGAAGGCGCGTGAAATCATCGAAAAACTAGGTCCCCGACCCAGAAAGGCAGCCCTGCGCGAGGCCATCATGGCGCTTACCTCGCTTCGGCCCTGGCTCCCTGCGGAGCTTGCCTATGAGCTGCATTACAACCCGGACAAGCTGACGGAGCGGCACCTCAAGGCCATGGTCGAAGAGGGTCTCCTCGAACGGACCCATCCCGATAACCCCAAGCATCCCGCTCAGGCCTACCGGACCACGCGCAGGGGCTGA
- a CDS encoding metallophosphoesterase yields the protein MKPSSLLAALTLTGVLSACGPGEAPESQQLPAQDLGSTTAALDCAAFSGPVYHRVRPATGDSLLTLNANEAANAATTYGYTDDRGTPFKAAKSSGTGLSPVYRLYSPSRGEHIVTIDATERSNLIASGFTTDEGVGFYASKTADACLVPVYRFDNPGLKKHRHAVTQAERDALTTAGWTNEGIQFYAAPTTVDTKFTFVVIPDTQQETVYAPTRLTQRMQWIADNKTAQDIRFVLHTGDLMDWDTPDHLHYQRASDSYQVLDTAQIPYAIALGNHDTAAVCQGGSACPGNVNANLRNTATFNTYFPLSRFKALGGVFESGKCDNAYHTFNAGGLNWLVLNLELWARTNAVNWAKTVLAQFPQHNVIIITHSHLNGSGGIEQSNGGYGNNSPQYVFDNLIKQYANVRFVFSGHVGNAAYRTDTGVNGNTIYQMLNTFHDGTTNPTRLVEVDTAANTISTRVYAPLTNTERADGAKAYSNVSWVR from the coding sequence TTGAAGCCTTCTTCCCTCCTCGCGGCCCTGACCCTGACCGGCGTGCTGTCCGCCTGCGGCCCTGGCGAGGCACCTGAATCCCAGCAACTGCCCGCGCAGGACCTGGGCAGCACCACGGCGGCGCTGGACTGCGCCGCGTTCAGCGGCCCCGTGTATCACCGGGTGCGTCCGGCCACGGGCGACAGCCTCCTCACCCTCAATGCGAACGAGGCCGCCAACGCGGCCACCACCTACGGCTACACCGACGACCGGGGCACGCCCTTCAAGGCCGCGAAGTCCTCCGGCACCGGCCTGTCCCCCGTCTACCGGCTCTACAGCCCCAGCCGGGGTGAACACATCGTCACCATCGACGCCACCGAGCGCTCGAACCTCATCGCCTCCGGCTTCACCACCGACGAGGGCGTGGGCTTCTATGCGTCCAAGACGGCGGACGCGTGCCTCGTGCCCGTCTACCGCTTCGACAACCCGGGCCTGAAGAAACACCGCCACGCCGTCACCCAGGCGGAGCGCGACGCGCTCACCACCGCGGGCTGGACCAACGAAGGCATCCAGTTCTACGCCGCGCCCACCACGGTGGACACGAAGTTCACCTTCGTCGTCATCCCCGACACGCAGCAGGAGACGGTCTACGCCCCCACCCGGCTCACCCAGCGCATGCAGTGGATCGCCGACAACAAGACGGCCCAGGACATCCGCTTCGTGCTGCACACCGGCGACCTGATGGACTGGGACACGCCCGACCACCTCCACTACCAGCGCGCCAGTGATTCCTACCAGGTGCTCGACACCGCCCAGATTCCCTACGCCATCGCCCTGGGCAACCACGACACGGCGGCCGTGTGCCAGGGCGGCAGCGCGTGCCCCGGCAACGTCAACGCCAACCTGCGCAACACCGCCACCTTCAACACCTACTTCCCCCTGTCCCGCTTCAAGGCCCTGGGCGGCGTGTTCGAATCCGGCAAGTGCGACAACGCCTACCACACGTTCAACGCGGGCGGCCTGAACTGGCTGGTGTTGAACCTGGAGCTGTGGGCTCGCACGAACGCCGTGAACTGGGCGAAGACCGTGCTGGCCCAGTTCCCCCAGCACAACGTCATCATCATCACCCACTCGCACCTGAACGGCAGCGGCGGCATCGAGCAGTCGAACGGTGGCTACGGCAACAACAGCCCCCAGTACGTGTTCGACAACCTCATCAAACAGTACGCCAACGTGCGCTTCGTCTTCTCCGGCCACGTGGGCAACGCCGCCTACCGCACCGACACCGGCGTGAACGGCAACACCATCTACCAGATGCTCAACACGTTCCACGATGGCACCACGAACCCGACGCGGCTCGTGGAGGTCGACACCGCGGCCAACACCATCAGCACGCGCGTCTACGCGCCGCTGACGAACACGGAGCGCGCGGACGGCGCCAAGGCCTACAGCAACGTGAGCTGGGTGCGCTGA
- a CDS encoding MBL fold metallo-hydrolase, whose product MRIHHLNCTTMCPPGRRLMDGRRGFTGPAALTCHCLALETPRGLVLVDTGYGLNDVYAPRVRLNGLFRDVLCRPALAEESTAIRQLERMGFQASDVRDIVLTHLDFDHAGGLDDFPHARVHVLADEYRVATAQKTWLDRARFRPMQWSKETRWETYVPHRGEGWFGFDCVRELTGLPPEILLVPLVGHTLGHAGVAIDTGEGWLLHAGDAYFYHGEMDLDRYRCTAGLRAYQKLMQKDGWMRWYNLRRLRELVQRHGEQVTVFCAHDSLEFERLEEREKLPADFPIQPGLVAPVPSLHL is encoded by the coding sequence ATGCGCATCCACCACCTGAACTGCACCACGATGTGCCCGCCCGGCCGGCGGCTCATGGATGGGCGGCGCGGCTTCACCGGCCCGGCGGCGCTCACCTGCCACTGTCTGGCGTTGGAGACGCCACGCGGCCTGGTGCTGGTGGACACCGGCTACGGCCTCAATGACGTGTACGCGCCTCGCGTGCGGCTCAACGGCCTGTTCCGGGACGTGCTCTGCCGCCCCGCCCTGGCGGAGGAGTCCACCGCCATCCGCCAACTGGAACGCATGGGTTTCCAGGCCAGCGACGTGCGCGACATCGTCCTCACGCACCTGGACTTCGACCATGCGGGCGGCCTGGATGACTTCCCCCACGCGCGCGTGCACGTGCTGGCGGACGAGTACCGCGTGGCCACCGCGCAGAAGACCTGGCTGGACCGCGCGCGCTTCCGCCCGATGCAGTGGTCCAAGGAGACGCGCTGGGAGACCTACGTCCCCCACCGGGGTGAAGGCTGGTTCGGCTTCGACTGCGTGCGCGAGCTCACCGGACTGCCGCCGGAGATCCTGCTGGTGCCGCTCGTGGGCCACACGCTGGGACACGCGGGCGTGGCCATCGACACCGGGGAGGGGTGGCTGCTGCACGCGGGCGACGCTTATTTCTACCATGGCGAGATGGACCTGGACCGCTACCGGTGCACCGCCGGCCTGCGCGCCTACCAGAAGCTGATGCAGAAGGACGGGTGGATGCGCTGGTACAACCTGCGCCGGCTGCGCGAGCTGGTGCAGCGCCACGGCGAACAGGTGACGGTGTTCTGCGCGCACGACTCGCTGGAGTTCGAGCGGCTGGAGGAGCGCGAGAAGCTGCCCGCGGACTTCCCCATCCAGCCCGGCCTCGTCGCCCCCGTGCCCTCGCTGCACCTCTAG
- a CDS encoding sensor histidine kinase, whose product MAAGPRRARQEEGWGLGASLVVALVLLVLSVVALLLMRASVQSRVMERSLDLQEVGLLGRAFSDKVSLANSALLAGGQSLPRDTAQARRRFLGTAERLSARLDTPEDEALVWEVRAAEQEHEAALRALVGAQTPQEQKQARERLARAHGHVREAQAQLERKVQERLAVENRTSVRVDRWETALLLLACLLGLTVAGGLAWVLHRRLHPLRREAAASAHRFQALVEGVRDYALVLLDARGRVASWNPGAERIKGWSEAEILGRPKSVFYTSEDAAAGKPERELSRALQEGRLHTEGWRQRKDGSRFWAEVSITALRDEDGHPQGFSVVTRDITEQRRQERVQELLAEAGRVFHQSLDPDLTAAEVARLLVPEVADGCILYLLTPAGELRPRAVTHVQPEREESLWEALRRFPPRLGMPPVVWEVMRTGRSRMDVEVEVDDLAASAETDDHRLLIERIAIGSSMVVPLRAGSETLGAFVLLTARGHRRFTQADQVLVEELAGRAALALENTRLLREAREAVDLIAVTAHDLGNPLQALQLLLSKVQRSQEAGRDEDVRQGLVVARGQAQRLGQLLHNLLDLSRLSSGKRLLDAAPMDLGELAREVVERFADAAVEAGCDLRLEVEDGQVGQWDRIRLDRVVTNLLSNALKFGRGHPVTVSVSALDADHSRLRVRDEGVGIAPEAQRRVFERFERERAARTKAGYGLGLYIARQLVEAHGGVIRLESVPGQGATFTVDLPRVPRLMEETSVAESPPLHP is encoded by the coding sequence ATGGCGGCAGGTCCCAGGCGCGCGCGACAGGAGGAGGGGTGGGGGCTCGGGGCGAGCCTCGTGGTGGCGCTCGTCCTGCTGGTCCTGTCCGTGGTGGCGCTCCTGCTGATGCGCGCCTCCGTGCAGTCGCGGGTGATGGAGCGCTCGCTGGACCTGCAGGAGGTGGGGCTGCTGGGGCGGGCCTTCAGCGACAAGGTGTCCCTGGCCAACAGCGCGCTGCTGGCGGGCGGGCAGTCGCTCCCCCGGGACACGGCGCAGGCACGGCGGCGCTTCCTGGGCACCGCGGAGCGGCTGTCCGCGCGGCTGGACACTCCCGAGGACGAGGCGTTGGTGTGGGAGGTGCGCGCCGCGGAGCAGGAGCACGAAGCGGCGCTGCGCGCGCTCGTGGGCGCCCAGACGCCCCAGGAGCAGAAGCAGGCGCGCGAGCGGCTCGCGCGGGCCCATGGACATGTGCGCGAGGCGCAGGCCCAGCTGGAGCGCAAGGTGCAGGAGCGGCTGGCCGTGGAGAACCGGACCTCGGTGCGGGTGGACCGGTGGGAGACGGCGCTGCTGCTCCTTGCCTGCCTGCTGGGGCTGACGGTGGCGGGGGGGCTGGCGTGGGTGCTCCACCGTCGGCTCCACCCGCTCCGGCGCGAGGCGGCAGCCAGCGCGCACCGCTTCCAGGCGCTGGTGGAGGGCGTGCGCGACTACGCCCTGGTGCTGCTGGACGCGCGCGGGCGGGTGGCCAGCTGGAACCCGGGTGCGGAGCGCATCAAGGGCTGGAGCGAGGCGGAGATATTGGGCCGCCCCAAGTCCGTCTTCTACACGTCCGAGGATGCGGCGGCGGGCAAGCCGGAGCGGGAACTGTCCCGGGCCCTCCAGGAGGGGCGGCTGCACACGGAGGGCTGGCGGCAGCGCAAGGACGGCTCGCGCTTCTGGGCGGAGGTGTCCATCACCGCGCTGCGCGACGAGGACGGCCATCCCCAGGGCTTCTCCGTGGTGACGCGCGACATCACCGAGCAGCGGCGCCAGGAGCGGGTGCAGGAGTTGCTGGCGGAGGCCGGCCGCGTCTTCCACCAGTCCCTGGACCCCGACCTGACGGCGGCGGAGGTGGCGCGGCTGCTGGTGCCCGAGGTGGCGGACGGCTGCATCCTCTATCTGCTCACGCCCGCGGGCGAACTGCGGCCCCGGGCGGTGACGCACGTGCAGCCCGAACGCGAGGAGAGCCTGTGGGAGGCCCTGCGGCGGTTTCCGCCCCGCTTGGGCATGCCTCCGGTCGTCTGGGAGGTGATGCGCACCGGGCGCTCACGGATGGACGTGGAGGTGGAAGTGGACGACCTGGCGGCCTCCGCGGAGACCGACGACCACCGGCTGCTCATCGAGCGCATCGCCATCGGCTCCTCCATGGTGGTGCCCCTGCGCGCGGGCAGCGAGACGCTGGGCGCCTTCGTGCTGCTGACGGCCCGGGGCCACCGCCGCTTCACGCAGGCGGACCAGGTGCTGGTGGAGGAGCTGGCGGGCCGCGCGGCGCTGGCCCTGGAGAACACGCGGCTCCTGCGCGAGGCGCGCGAGGCGGTGGACCTCATCGCCGTCACCGCGCACGACCTGGGCAATCCCTTGCAGGCGCTGCAATTGCTGCTCAGCAAGGTGCAGCGCTCGCAGGAGGCGGGCCGTGACGAGGACGTGCGGCAGGGATTGGTGGTGGCGCGCGGTCAGGCCCAGCGGCTGGGACAGCTGCTCCACAACCTGCTGGACCTGTCGCGGCTGTCCTCCGGCAAGCGGCTGCTGGACGCGGCGCCCATGGACCTGGGGGAGCTGGCGCGCGAGGTGGTGGAGCGCTTCGCGGATGCCGCCGTGGAGGCGGGCTGCGACCTGCGGCTGGAGGTGGAGGACGGGCAGGTGGGGCAGTGGGACCGCATCCGACTGGACCGGGTGGTGACCAATCTCTTGTCCAACGCGCTGAAGTTCGGCCGGGGCCACCCGGTGACGGTGTCGGTGTCGGCGCTGGACGCGGACCACTCCCGGCTGAGGGTGCGCGACGAGGGCGTGGGCATCGCGCCGGAGGCCCAGCGCCGCGTCTTCGAGCGCTTCGAGCGGGAGCGCGCCGCGCGGACGAAGGCCGGCTACGGACTGGGGCTCTACATCGCCCGCCAGCTGGTGGAGGCGCACGGCGGAGTCATCCGCCTGGAGAGCGTGCCGGGGCAAGGCGCCACCTTCACGGTGGACCTGCCGCGCGTGCCCCGGCTGATGGAGGAGACGTCGGTGGCGGAGTCGCCTCCGCTCCACCCGTGA